The Bacteroidota bacterium genome includes the window TAACTTCCTGTTAAAAGTAAACTGTTCATTGTAATAACTTAAAATCCAATCTCCTTTTCCGTATTTTTCATTTAACAATTGCCTTAAATCAGCCAATGGTTTGGATGAATCAAAAATTCCGGCAGGCATTTTATTGTGGTTTAAAAATCCCGGATTATGCGCAGCCCCATGATCTGCGGTTAAAAAAATCAAATAGTTTTCCTTTCCAACCTGCTTGTCAAGAAAAGCAATAAGTTCGGCAATATCCTTGTCTAGTCGCAGGTAATTATCCTGAATTTCTATGGAATGAGTTCCAAATTGATGACCAATATAATCCGGAGATGAAAAACTAACAGCAATAAAATCTGTATTTTCTCCTTTTCCTAAATTCTCATTTATTACAGTTTCCATTACAAAATCTTTGGTAAATGTATTTCCAAAAGGGGTTTCACGAAGAAGTCCAAGTCCTTTTAATTTTACAATTTCAGGAAGATTATGAGGGAAAACAGGTTTATCCTGACCATTAAAAGCTTCTTCAAATGGATTATCATCAGCAAAGCTTTCTTTATATTGCGCTATTGGCAATAAAGTGTTCCACGGAGAAGAAAGATATTTGGAGGGAAGTTTTTTATTGTTAAACTGTTTTACCCAGGCAGGCAATTCAGCCATGTAATGTGTACTGCTTATCCAGTTTCCAGTTTCGGAATCATACCAGTAAGCAGCATCGGCAGAATGTCCGGCAGGCAGTATTGCTCCTCTGTCTTTTAATGAAATTCCAATAACCTTGGATTTGAAATTGCTTGAAATTTTCAATTCATCAGTAATTGTTGTCGTAAGCATATTAGCAGGAGACATTACTCCAGCTAAAGTATGACTGCCAACAGTTTTCACATTAGCATCATCCGTACAATAAATTTTACGCTTTTCTTTTAAAACGTACCAATTGTTTCCTATTATACCATGAATTGAGGGGGTTGCTCCTGTGTAAATAGATGCATGACCAGGTGCAGTGAATGTTGGCATGTAATTGAAACTTGTATTCTTACAATTGAATCCCTCATTCATTAGCTTTTTAAAGCCATCGTTTCCGTATTTTTCCCAATAGCGGTATAAATAATCGTAGCGCATTTGATCTACCACAATTCCTACAACCAATTTTGGCTGCTCATTTGATTTTGCTTTTTGTGAAAAAGAAATTTGTTGAAAAAGCATTAAAAAGCAAAGGGATAAAAAAACTTTTTTCATAGCAATTTTTAAATCGTTAATTTTTTGGAAAGTATAAAAACAATTCCAATACACATGGCCAGGCTTAATGCAATGTTTAATATTGCATAAGCAGAGTATCCGGAACGAAAAAGCAATACAGTTTCCAAACTGAAGGTTGAAAAAGTACTGAATCCACCACAAAATCCTACGAAAAGTAATAATTCCATATTTTGGTTAATTATCTTTTTTTCAGAGAAAAAAACCATCAATGAAATTAAAATTATGCAACTTAAAACATTGGCTATTAAAGTGGCTAATGGAAAGAATAAATTGAAATTATGAGTGATTAATTTTGATATTCCATACCTGGATACACTTCCTAAACCTCCTCCTAAAAACACCCATAAAAACTGGATCATTGGTAATCTTCTTTTTGTGTGAATTTAAGCAAGAACATCAAATCATGAATTTGCATTTCTAGTGATTAAAAAAGGCAATTTCAATCAAGAGAAGTCTTAACATTTGTTTGTTCATTTACAATTTCCCTTCCTATGCTATCGTAATAAAAACCATGATCCTTCATTACATTTAAATCATAAAGGTTTCTGCCATCAAACACAGTTTTATTCTTCATTAAGGCAGCAATTTTATTAAAATCAGGATTTCTGAAAACAGCCCATTCAGTTGCTATTAATAAACAATCTGCATCCTTTAGCATCTGATACTGATCGTTATTCAAATCAATCTTATTTCCATAAAGCTTTCTAACATTATTCATAGCTTCCGGATCAAATGCTGTAATTGTTGCTCCTAGTTCTAAAAGCTCATTAATAATATGCAAAGCTGGAGCTTCGCGAATATCATCTGTATCAGGTTTAAATGACAAACCCCATACTGCTATTTTTTTTCCTTTTAAATTGTTTTTAAAGTACTTTTTTAGTTTAGAAACAATAATTGTTTTCTGCCTTTCATTTACTTGCATAACTGAATTCAGAATTTTAAAATCATAACTATTGTCTTTTGATGTTTTAGCAAGTGCCTGCACATCTTTAGGAAAACAGCTTCCTCCATAACCAATTCCTGAGAATAAAAATCTTTTACCAATACGCTCATCAGAACCTATTCCCATTCTGACCATATCTACATTTGCGCCTACTTTTTCGCAAAGGTTTGCAATTTCATTCATAAATGAAATTTTTGTGGCAAGGAATGCATTTGCTGCATATTTGGTAAGTTCAGCTGAGCGCTCATCCATAAAAATAATTGGATTTCCTTGTCGCACATAAGGCTTATATAAATCAGTCATTGTTTTAACTGCCTTTTCGGAACTAGCACCAATAACAACACGGTCTGGTTTCATGAAATCCTCAACCGCAAATCCTTCTCTTAAAAACTCAGGGTTAGAAACCACATCAAAATCCACCTTTGCATGTTCCGCAATTGCCTGTCGAACTAATTCGGCGGTTCCAACTGGCACTGTGCTTTTATCCACAATAACTTTGTAGTTTTTCAGTAATTTTCCAAGTTCTTTGGCAACTCCTAAAATATATGAAAGATCTGCAGAGCCATCCTCTCCCGGAGGGGTAGGCAAGGCAAGAAAAACAATTTCAGCATGTTTTATCCCCTTTTCAAGATCCGTGGTGAAATTCAACCTGCCTTGTTTAATGTTTCTTTCAAAATATACATCAAGATGGGGTTCATAAATTGGGATAATACCATCTTTCATTTTTTGAACTTTTTCCCGATCAATATCAATGCAAATTACATTATTTCCTGTTTCTGCAAGGCAAGTTCCTGTTACCAAACCTACATATCCTGTTCCTACTACAGCTATTTCCATTTTTTTTATTTAATTCCTTTTTTTATTAAAATCGCAATGCAATATAGTCAAAATCGTTTAACCTTCAAAAAGACAGTACGGCATCCGTTATATACTTAAGCTGTTCTTCATCCAATTCAGTATGCATAGGGAGAGAGATAACTTTTTCGCAAAGTGATTCGGTTACTGGGAAATCGCCACTTTTATATCTTGAGTCGGTGTATGCTTTTTGTTTATGCAATGGAACAGGAT containing:
- a CDS encoding UDP-glucose/GDP-mannose dehydrogenase family protein; this encodes MEIAVVGTGYVGLVTGTCLAETGNNVICIDIDREKVQKMKDGIIPIYEPHLDVYFERNIKQGRLNFTTDLEKGIKHAEIVFLALPTPPGEDGSADLSYILGVAKELGKLLKNYKVIVDKSTVPVGTAELVRQAIAEHAKVDFDVVSNPEFLREGFAVEDFMKPDRVVIGASSEKAVKTMTDLYKPYVRQGNPIIFMDERSAELTKYAANAFLATKISFMNEIANLCEKVGANVDMVRMGIGSDERIGKRFLFSGIGYGGSCFPKDVQALAKTSKDNSYDFKILNSVMQVNERQKTIIVSKLKKYFKNNLKGKKIAVWGLSFKPDTDDIREAPALHIINELLELGATITAFDPEAMNNVRKLYGNKIDLNNDQYQMLKDADCLLIATEWAVFRNPDFNKIAALMKNKTVFDGRNLYDLNVMKDHGFYYDSIGREIVNEQTNVKTSLD
- a CDS encoding alkaline phosphatase family protein produces the protein MKKVFLSLCFLMLFQQISFSQKAKSNEQPKLVVGIVVDQMRYDYLYRYWEKYGNDGFKKLMNEGFNCKNTSFNYMPTFTAPGHASIYTGATPSIHGIIGNNWYVLKEKRKIYCTDDANVKTVGSHTLAGVMSPANMLTTTITDELKISSNFKSKVIGISLKDRGAILPAGHSADAAYWYDSETGNWISSTHYMAELPAWVKQFNNKKLPSKYLSSPWNTLLPIAQYKESFADDNPFEEAFNGQDKPVFPHNLPEIVKLKGLGLLRETPFGNTFTKDFVMETVINENLGKGENTDFIAVSFSSPDYIGHQFGTHSIEIQDNYLRLDKDIAELIAFLDKQVGKENYLIFLTADHGAAHNPGFLNHNKMPAGIFDSSKPLADLRQLLNEKYGKGDWILSYYNEQFTFNRKLIFEKGIDLYQMQQFAKQYLINYPNISNVYTSQELSTSDFVHKPASLVQAGFHQQRSGDVAIVLEPGWMEFNIKGTTHGTVYNYDTHVPLIWYGWKIKKGETSEPYFITDIAPTLSVILKVSMPNGNTGTPINAVLNPLYKK
- the crcB gene encoding fluoride efflux transporter CrcB, translating into MIQFLWVFLGGGLGSVSRYGISKLITHNFNLFFPLATLIANVLSCIILISLMVFFSEKKIINQNMELLLFVGFCGGFSTFSTFSLETVLLFRSGYSAYAILNIALSLAMCIGIVFILSKKLTI